In Paenibacillus hexagrammi, the following are encoded in one genomic region:
- a CDS encoding helix-turn-helix domain-containing protein produces METRTIAGTSKAGTSMTMRSSKMVKVPHELVKSLNKKESLKLDGMSVIEFCFYTEGIKGTYFLQDHLLLIVKSGVYTVRFGNQEYTMRSNEMMFIHKSIGVQYEKAGEPDSDYILDYMMFFLNEKVVNEFLRFAGLKPMYLVNDVVPITVFPINDRIGSYIESLKPYFENPDEVKEGLVRVKLMELLFHIADSNDRFLHQMMQPISKDRDSIAKIMEENFLNPVSLNDLAYLSGRSLATFKRDFQAIYHTSPLKWVRNRRLDKAKELLAETALSVTDVCFSTGFENIAHFSKVFKERFGLPPSEFRQHLRLKEEA; encoded by the coding sequence ATGGAAACTAGAACAATCGCAGGAACAAGTAAAGCGGGGACGTCCATGACTATGAGATCAAGCAAAATGGTCAAGGTGCCTCATGAACTGGTAAAGTCTCTGAATAAAAAAGAGAGCTTGAAGCTGGATGGGATGTCCGTTATTGAATTCTGTTTTTACACGGAAGGCATAAAAGGAACCTATTTTTTGCAGGATCATCTTCTGCTAATCGTCAAATCGGGTGTCTATACAGTTCGCTTCGGTAATCAAGAATATACGATGCGGAGCAACGAAATGATGTTTATTCATAAATCAATTGGAGTCCAGTACGAGAAAGCGGGTGAACCTGATTCCGATTACATCCTCGACTATATGATGTTTTTCCTGAACGAGAAGGTAGTAAATGAATTCCTCAGATTCGCCGGGTTAAAACCAATGTATCTCGTGAATGATGTTGTTCCGATAACAGTCTTTCCGATCAATGACCGCATTGGAAGCTATATCGAGTCGTTAAAACCCTATTTCGAAAACCCTGATGAAGTCAAAGAAGGACTGGTACGTGTGAAGCTGATGGAATTGCTGTTTCACATAGCGGATTCGAATGATCGTTTTTTGCATCAAATGATGCAGCCCATAAGCAAGGACAGAGACAGCATCGCAAAGATCATGGAGGAGAACTTCTTGAATCCCGTTTCCCTTAACGACCTGGCCTATTTGTCCGGCAGAAGCTTGGCGACGTTCAAAAGGGATTTTCAAGCAATATACCACACCTCCCCGCTCAAATGGGTTCGCAATCGGAGGCTGGATAAAGCCAAGGAACTGTTAGCGGAAACGGCGTTATCTGTTACGGATGTCTGTTTTTCGACCGGATTCGAAAATATCGCTCACTTTTCCAAAGTATTCAAGGAAAGATTCGGACTCCCGCCGTCGGAGTTTAGACAGCATCTGAGGTTGAAGGAGGAGGCCTAA
- a CDS encoding DUF3888 domain-containing protein, with product MKRNVIIIFLTMAIILLSPNQINAENHYRPPQEDSTELRLQDMLMNFLDPHINHAVQDYYLDLLSEPPLVYPYFVDVVESHRVNGFRGFILSITLDVIPVVGPHISVGQDRLTFEISAGPEVKLVNYTHFENR from the coding sequence ATGAAAAGAAATGTGATTATTATTTTTTTAACTATGGCAATTATCCTATTGTCTCCCAATCAAATAAACGCTGAAAATCACTATCGTCCTCCCCAGGAGGACTCTACAGAGCTAAGATTACAGGATATGCTTATGAATTTTCTAGATCCGCATATCAACCATGCAGTTCAAGATTATTATCTAGATTTATTAAGCGAACCACCGCTTGTATATCCGTATTTCGTCGATGTGGTTGAGTCTCACAGGGTGAATGGATTTCGCGGATTTATCTTATCAATTACGCTTGATGTTATACCTGTTGTCGGTCCACACATTTCTGTAGGTCAAGACAGATTGACCTTTGAAATATCCGCGGGTCCTGAGGTCAAATTGGTAAATTACACACACTTTGAGAACAGATAA